GCCCTCACTGCTCGACCCCGATTTCCCGCCGGGGCGCTCCTCGAAGGTGCGGACGTCGATGTCGATGCCCAGCCGGTTCTCGATGTCGGAGATCCGGCCGCCGCCCTTGCCGATCACGTGGCTGATGTCGTGCTGTTCGACCCAGACGACCGCGCGGTTCGACCCCTGCAGTTCGACCTCGACGTGGCCGTCCGCGACCGATCGGATCTCGCGCTGGATCTCCTGGCGGGCGATCCGATCGACGCCGCTCTCGTCTCCCTCACCTTCGTCCAGCGGCACCGTCACGACCTGCCGGTTGAACGTGTAGATCTCATACTCGGGGCGGCCCGTCTCGAAGTCCTGAATGGTGATAACCGGCCGCGCGAGGTCCTCTTCCATCAGCCCCTCCGGCACCTTGACTTCCGTCTGCACGTCGTAGACTTTCGCGATCTCGCCGGCCTCGATGTAGACGACGGTGTCGACGATCTGGGGGATCATCCCCAGCTCGACCCGTCCGACGAGCCGCTGGAGGGCGTCGATGGCTCGCGTCGCGTGGACGACGCCGATCATCCCCACACCCGCAAGACGCATGTCCGCGAAGACCTCGAAGTCGTCGGTCTTGCGGACCTCGTCGTAGATGGTGTAGTCCGGTCGGACCATCAACAGCGAGTCGGCGGTCTTGGCCATCTCCCCGCCCAGTGCCGTGTACTGGGTGATGTCCGCGCCGACCTGCAGGTCACGGGGTTTCTCCATGGTCTTGACCGCGTAGTCGTTGTCGGTCAGAAACTCCGCGACTGCCTGGGCGAACGTGGACTTGCCGGCCCCCGGCGACCCGGAGATGAGGACGCCGCGCTGGTGTTCGGCGAGCCGATCCCGAAGTTCGTCGGCGTACTCGTAGTCGTCCAGTTCGGTCTTGACAATCGGTCGGACCGCAGTGATCTCCAGCGCGTCAGCAAAGGGCGGTCGGGCGATTGCGATCCGGAACTCCCGGAACTGGACGATGCTCATCCCGGGTTCGTCGAGTTCGAGGAACCCGTCCGGACTGGCGCGGGCCCCCTCCTCGATCTCGTGGGCGTACTCTTTCAGTTCGGATTCGGTGGCCGGCTCGTCGCGGATCCGCTGGTAGTGCATGTCGCCGATGTCGCCGCGCTTTGCCTTCGGCGAGACGCCCACCTTGAGGTGGACCGACATCGTCGACTCATCGAAGAAGTTCTCGATCGAGAGTCGCTCGACGTCTCGGCCGTGAGGTTCGAGATAGATGACCTCCAGCCCCTTGGCACGAGCGACCTCGCTCTGGACGACGTCGCTGGTCAGCAGCGTCGCGTCGCGCTCGTCGGCGAGGTCGCGGATCAGCGCGTCGATTTCGCCCTCGCCGGCCTCGCGTTTCTCCACGGCGTCGGGACGCCGACCGACGTACTCGACCGCGATGTCGCCCTTGTCGTGAAGATCGGCCAGTTTCTGTAACTCCTCGAGGCCGTCCCAGCCCTGCTGGCGGCTGTCGTTGGCCTGTGACTCGAGCTCGCCGACGACCGCCTCCGGAACGACAATCGTCGCCCCCGCGAGGTCGCCGTCGGCGATCTGCTCGGACACGCGGCCGTCGATGACCACGCTCGTGTCCGGTACGATTTCCATACGCTAATTCGGCGACCGAGCCTGATAAACACGATGACTCCCCCTCTGCTCGCGGCCGCTCGGCCGCGAAGAGCTGCCTAAAGTCCGTACTGTCGCTTGCAGCGACTCTCGAACGCCCGGATGCGATCGAACTCGCGCGGGCTACCGACAGTCGTGCTGTCGAGGACCTCTCGGCTCCCGTTCCCGTAGACGCCGATGCCCTCGATGTAGACGCCCATCGCCCTGTCGGTCTGCTCGAACTCGATCGCCTGGATATCGGTGTCAGTCATCATCTGTGTGTGCCGATTCGAGCCACAAGTACCCTTCCCTGATACGCGCTTGGACAGCCTAAAGTATGGATACGCCTACTAGGGGCACGTGTTATCGTCACACATCTTTCTCGGCATCGCTACTCCTCGACACCAGTGGCTCGCAGGTACTCCTCCAGTAGCGTCGGGAACTGCCCGCCCCGGACGTACCTGAGCCCGAACCGATCGGCCCAGGAGATGATCCCCCGGTCCTCGGTCACGACGCCGGCCTCGAGTTCCTTCGCGAGCACGAGCAGGTCAAAGTCCTCCCGGGAGTCGAGCACGCCCTGTCGTAGCGCCTGGCGGTACTTGTCCCGGAGGTTCGAGAGCACGCGGTCTGCCTCGGTCATGTAGTCCTCGCTCGTCCCCAGCGTGTCGGGATCGAGTTGTTCGACTTCCCGGAGTGCTTCCTCGGAAACTCGGAGTCCACGGTCGACCCGGTCGCTCATCTCGTCGACGAACTGGTAGACGATGTCGGCGGGAATGTCGACCCCGTAGCGGTCGGGGCTCTTGCGGACGACCCACGTCTCCAGTCGGTGGAAGACTTCCTCACTCACGTCGCGTTCGCGCAGCATCGTCACGAGTTCATCGTGAATGGAGGGCGGCATGTGACAGGAGATGTTGAGTTCGAGCCGGGCCGTCGCGATCAGATCGAGCAGCCTGAGGATGGCGTCCTCCAGCGTCTCCTCGGGCTCTCGGATCTCGTCGGTGATGAACAGCGACGTGTCGAGCACGAACTGCTGTCGCCGTAGTTCCGCGGGCATGCCCGGACGTTGTACGTCGATGCCCATAGAACCACCCCCGTCGCTTTTGTCCGAATCCGGCGTAGATGCGGGTATGGACAGGGACGCCTGGCACGAGCGACTCGAGACGAGCGCCGACAGCCCGTCGGAACTGTTCGAACACTTCCAGACCCGCACTGATCAGCGGCTCGAGTACCAGTACCTGCCCGACGCCAGGCACGGTCTCGAGCGCGGGACGGTCCTCGTCGAGACGACCGGCGAGGTCGTCCGGGGCTATCCCAGCGTTCCGCGCGTGCTCGTGCTCAATCCCGGCGTCCGGAACTACTTCGAGAGCGACCGAATCACGCTCGAAGAGAAGCTCAACGGCTTCAACGTCCGCGTCGCCGACGTCGACGGCACGACGGCGTTCACCCGCAGCGGCTACGTCTGTCCCTACACGACCGCACGGGCTCGCGAACTACTGGATCCGGCGGATTTCTTCGCGGACCACCCCGGAAAGATGCTCTGTGCGGAACTGGTCGGCCCGGAGAACCCCTACACGGTACACGACTACGAGGGGATCGAGACGAACGCCTTCCGGGTGTTCGACATCCGCGATCGGCAGACCGGTCGGCCGGTGGCGCCCGATCGACGGCGGGAGCTGTGCGAGGCGTACGGGTTCGAACAGCCCCCGACGTTCGGCTGGCACGACACCGACGACGCCGCCGGGGCCGTGCGCGACGCTATCGAGCAACTCGACGCCGAAGGGCGGGAAGGCGTCGTGATGAAATCGGACGACGGACAGTCGATACTGAAGTACACGACCGAGGCGACCCACCACCAGGAGCTGGGTCACGCGTTCTCGCTGCCGTTCGATTACGGTCGGGACTTCCTGTTCTCGCGGCTGCTCCGGGAGGCCTTCCAGACGGTCGAGTTCGAGGAATCGCCCGAGCGGCGGCGCGAGCGGGCGCGCGACATCGGGGAGTCGATCCTTCTGCCGATGGCCGAGACGATCGAAGCCGTCGCCGACGGCGAGACGGTCGGCGAGCGACACACGGTCCGGGGCGATCCCGCAACGATCGACGCGCTACTCGCCCACCTCCGGGAGTTTCAGCTGACGCTCGACGTGGAGTCCGACCGCCGCCTCGACGGCGAGCGCGTCGTCACCTTCACCAAAGTCGCCGCCTCGACCAACGACCGGATCGAGCACTACCTCGACGGCGGGATTGTCGACGAGTGACGCCCAGTCACTCGATTTCCAGTTCCCCGCCGGGTTCTCCCTCGCCCTCGGCGTTCTCGGGCCACTCGAGTTCGAACTCGACGCTCAGTTCCTTCGGGCCGTCGGTCGCCCCTTCGCGTTCGGCTTTGACTTCGAAGGTCGGACGCGCAGGCGGGCTCAACGTTACGGATTCGCTCCCCGCTTTGAGCGTGATGTCCGTTCCCTGCTCCAGGTTGTCCGCGACGGTTCGGAGGAACGACGCGATCTCATCCCCGCTCTGTCGGTTCTCGGATTTGAATAGCACTTCTTCGGGCATACACGACAGATACGGTCTGTGCGTTGATAACTGTACGTGTCGCCGACTCGCTGGTGGCCAATATACCCGTTAGCGGCAAGCACATGTGGCTGTGGCCGAATAGGACGTATGCGAACGACAACCGTTCTCGTGATTGGCGGCGGTGCAACCGGCGTCGGAATCGCCCGCGACCTTGCGCTTCGGGGCGTCGACGTGACGCTCGTCGAGCGCGACGGTCTCGGAAGCGGCACCTCCGGGCGCTCGCATGGACTGTTACACAGCGGCGCGCGCTACGCGGAGTCCGACCAGATCGGTGCCGAGGAATGTATCGTCGAGAGCCGGATTCTCAAAGACATCGCGGGCGAGTGCATCCGCGATACCGGCGGCCTGTTCGTCCAGCTCGCCGGGGACGATCCCGAGTACTTCGAGCGAAAGCGAGACGCCTGCGAAGACGTGGGGATCCCGACCGAGACGCTCGACGCCGAGGCCGTCCGCGAGCGCGTCCCCGAGATCGCCCCGGATGTCGAGCGGGCGATGGAGGTGCCCGACGCTGTCATCTACCCCTCCCGGCTCGTCGCCGCGAACGCGGCCGACGCCCGGGATCACGGCGCGACGATTCACACGCACGCACCAGTCGAAGACGTCACCGTCGAAGACGGACAGGTTCAGCACGTCACGGTCGGCGGGAGCGTCGACGACCGGATCGAGGCCGAGTACGTCGTCAACGCGACCGGGGCCTGGGCCGAGCAACTCGCCGAGATGGCGGGCCTCGACGTCGGGATGAAGCCGACCCGCGGCGTGATGCTGTCGGTCGAATACGACGGACTCGGACCGGTGTTGAACCGCGCCCGGGATCCGGACGACGGTGACATCGTCGTCCCGCACGAGGGGGAAGTCGTCCTGGGGACCACCAGCGTCGAAGTCGAGAATCCGGACGAGTACCCGCAGGCGGACTGGGAGGTCGAGCGGACGGTCGAGGAGTGTGCGGCGATGCTGCCGCCGGTCGCGGACGCGCCGACAGTCCGTACTTGGTGGGGCGTGCGCCCGCTGTACGCGCCCGACGAGGACGAGCGCGGCGGACGGGGGATCTCGCGCGGCTTCTTCCGGCTCGATCACGCCGAAGACGGCATCGAGAACGCGGTCAGCGTCGTCGGCGGGAAGTTGACCACCTACCGGCAGATGGCCGAATCGACGGCGGACCTCGTCTGTGACCGACTCGGCGTCGAGGCCGAGTCCGTGACGGCCGACCGGCGGCTGCCCGGCGCTGACGACCCCGACCGGCTCGACGCGTTCGTCGCGGAGTTCGACGCGCAGGGCGAGACCGACGCGGGCGTGGTCTCACCGCCGGCGAACTCCGGAAGCGACTGATACTGGTGGCTACACGTTCGTGACGATATCTGGCACGACGGCGTGCCAGATCATTTCGAGATGGTATAGCTACCAGTATGGCTTCCCCTTTCGGAGCGCCCGCCGAGAACCGATCGCGGTCGCGGGTCGTCACTCCTCGGCGGCCTGCTCGCAGATACTTTGCCAGCGGTCGCGTTTCTCAAGGCGCTCCTGGAGTTGCTCTGCGTACTCCTCGGCGAGCGATTCGGCCTCACGCTGGCGCTCCCCGCCACCGGAGCCGCCACCGGAGAGCAGACTTGCGAGTTTGCTCAGCAGTCCCCCGCCGCCTGCAGTACCGCCCGTACCGCCCGCGGCACCACCCATGCTGCCCCCGTCCATCTGTTCGATCTGGCCCATGACGCTCGGGAGACTGTTCGTGTCCGCGATCAGCTGTGCCGTCTCCGGGTCGGACGGGGTTTCGATGTCGAACTCGACGGCCGTCATCACCAGCCCCCACTGCTGGCGGGAGAACGACGACGACTGGACCCGGTCCTCGAACTCCTGGTCGACGCGCATCCGCTCGGCGGCGAGCATGTCTCGCCAGCTGTTGTCGCTCATGCGTGGGTGTTCGTCCCCTGCCCCGATGAACGTTTCCCGACCGGTTTTGTCGCCTGTCTCGGGTTTGAAAATACCGGGCGATTATTTGTGTTTGTGTACACATACACAAACTATGGGGACCAAGACGATCGGTCTCAGAGAAGACGTATATGAACGGCTAAAGGCCCGGAAACGAGAAGACGAGAGCTTTACAGACCTCATGGACCGGCTCCTGGACCAAACGACTACCGACTGGCGTGAGGGGTTCGGCACACTGGCTGCGGAAGACGCCGACGAACTCGAAGCGATCGCTGCGGATTCACGCGACAGAACGAGCAAGGGATTATCCGCGCGACAACAGGAGGCGCTCAGTGAGATGACGAAACGCGGGGCTGACGATGAAACTGCTTGATACGACGTTTCTCATCCACTACTGGGCGGGACGAGAAGCGGTCGCGGACTACCTCGAACAACACGACGAATCGGAGTTCGTGACGACGACCCTGAATATCAAAGAGATCGCCGTCGGACGAGTGATGCAAGAGCGGCTCAATCCACATGAAATCCGGTCAATATTCGGGTGGACGACTACCATTCCGTTTCGATCCGAACACGCCTTTGCTGCCGGAGAACTGGAGGCGGAGCTTCGTCGGAACACGGACCTCAATCGGGACAAAATAAATTCCCTCGCAGGGGATCTGTTGATTGGGGCCGTCGCCAGAGTGGAAGGCGCAACGATCGTCACACGGAACACGGACGACTTCCGGCTGCTCGATGGCGTGGCTGTCGACACCTATTGAGATCACGGGGACGAGCGCAACCGATCGGAGCAAGTTCGTCTCCGAGTGGATCGACAGATGGACAAAGCGGGTGACTCAGCACTTGATCCAGAGCGGTTCACGCGAATCCCCATCAGAAGAGACTTACAGAAATCACTCCAAAATCCATCTACGCATGCAAACGATCGGATTCATCGGACTGGGCGCGATGGGAGCGCCGATGGCTTGGAACCTCGAGGAGGCCGGCTACGACCTGCTCGTGTACAACCGCAGCGACGGCCCGACGGAGCCGTTCGCCGAGGCCGGTATCGAGGTCGCAGACTCGCCTCGGGCGGTCGGCCAACAGGCCGATATCGTCGTGACGATGGTCACCGACGACGAGGCGCTGGCGGCCGTGCTGGACAGCGAGACGGGACTGCTCGCCGGTCTCGGATCGGGGACGACCGTCGTCCAGATGAGCACGGTCACGCCCGAAGCCACCGAGGCGGCCGCCCAGACCGTCCGCGCGCAGAACGCCCGGTTCGTCGACGCACCGGTCTCGGGCACGGTCGGCCCGGCCGAGGAGGGGGCGCTGACGGTTCTCGCCGGCGGTGACGACGACGTCATCGACGACGTCGAGGGGGTCCTGGCCGCGATGGGGGAGCCGATCGTCCGGTGTGGCGAGGCCGGCGACGGCGCGCGAATGAAGCTGTTCGTCAACCTCCTGCTGGGCGATATGATGGGCGCGTACGCCGAAGCGCTGACTTTCGGGGCCGCACAGGGGCTGGATCTGGAAGCGATGCAGCAGGTCGTCGAGGCCGGCGCGGTGGACTCGCCGCTGTTCGAGATCAAGGGCGACCTCATCGCCGATCGGGACTTCGAGCCCCGATTCCCGGTCGACCTGCAGTTCAAGGACCTGCGGTACGCCAACGAGGTGGGCAACGAGATCGGCGTCCAGCTGCCCCAGACCGCTGCCGCGCGCGAGTCGTTCAGTGCCGCCAGCGCGATGGGGCACGGCGACGAGGACATGACGGCCGTGATCAAGTACCTCGAATCGATCGCCGGCGTGACCGTCGAGCGGTAAGCTTACCCGGATCGACTGTTCGCCGGAACAGCCGCCCAATCTCCCGCTATCGCGGCTGCGATCCACCGCTCGTCGCTGCCGGTCCGCCGTTCGACGAGCCCGACGAATCGCTCGACGGTGACTGGTTCGTCCTCGGCGTTTATCGCCCGGAAGACGTCGACCAGCGCGTGCTCGCCGCCGGTTTCGGCACGGATCTCGGCGTCGACGGCCGCCAGCAGCTGAGCGCCGGCGTGATAGTGGTCAGTCGTCCCCGCCCAGGTCGTCCGGTTCGCGAGGACGACGCGTTCGTCCCCGGGCGATGCGGCGAGTTCCGCCCGGAGGTCGGCTGCTGTCACACCCTCGTATTGCTCCTGCATGAACCGGGCACTGAGATAGCGGGCGCTGGCCTCCCGGAACCACACCATGCCGTCGGCGGTCCGGAAGTCCTGACGCGCGTGGACGTACTCGTGGAGCCAGACGCTGTGGGCGTCGCCGTCCCAGAACGCCTCGACGGTCACGTATCCGCGGTCGTCGGAATACATGAGTCCCTCGTGTGGGAGTGCGTCGGGGACCGAGAGGAGTACGACGCTCCGATCGGCGTTCGGCGACAGCGGGTACGGGCCGGCGAAGGCCTCGATGAACCCGGCTTTGCGGGCCGGATCGACGTCCCGCCCCGCCGGAACGACGACGGACAGTTCCGTCCCGTCGATCGGAACCGTCGCCGTCTCGACCGCGCCGACCAGCGCCCACTCGCCGAATCCGACCACGCCGTTGCCGGGGTCGTCATCGACGGCACGCAGCACCGAGGGCAGCGACGACCGATCGACGATCGCCCAGCCGTGTTCGGGGCTGGCGAGGGCCGGATCGACGCCGGCGACCGTAAACTGATCGGACGCGCCGGAAGTGTCGGTGTAGGTGACTGTGACAGTCCCGGTGCCCGAGACCGACTCGACGGACGGGCCGTCGTCGGCACCGGCTGTTGCACCGGGATCGAGAACGACGACAGTGACGACCGCGCCCGCAAAGAGGACGACGAGCACGACACTCGCTGCCGAACCCGGGAGTTCCTGGAACCGACTGGGCATCTTCTGACCGTTTCGGGCTACGGGATGATAACTTTCGTCGGCCCGAAACCGTTTTGAGTATGAATATGATATGAATATGCATGGATCGAGCCGAAAAGCGCAAGGTCGGAGAGCGCGGGCAAGTCACGCTGCCCAAGGAACTTCGAGAGAAATTCGATATTCAGGGGGGAGACGAGGTACTCATCCACGAGGAAGACGGGAGAATCACCATCGAAAAGCCGGTCAGTCGGGAGGAACTGGCCGAAGGATATCGACGATACGCGACACGAGCAGCAACCCTCGAAGCGGAGCTGTCCGGCGTGTCCAGTGAAGCCAACCAGTACCTCGGTGACGCGCCGGACTGGTAACATGCGTGTTCGACGCGGGGATGTCGTCACCGTCGATCTCGATCCCGCAACGGGGTCAGAGCAACGGGGGACTCGTCCGTGTCTCGTCGTGCAAAACGACGTCGGGAACGACAACGCACCGACGACGATTATCGTCCCGTTCTCGACGTCGTTCGGTGACAGACTCTATCCGTTCGAGGTGCACGTCCCGGCGGACGAGTCCCCGCTCCATGAGGATTCGATCGCCCTCTGCAACCAGATCCGCACAGTCGCTGTCGAGGAACGCATCGCCGAGAATATCGGTCCCGTTCCGGACGCCCGGATGGCGGAGGTCGATACGGCACTCGAATACAGTCTCGGTCTGCGAGAACTGTGACTACCTGTTCTCGCGCCGCTCGGCCTTGTTCAAGCCGATAACTCACTACCCTGTTTCGTGTACGGTGCCGGTCTCTCGGGGAATGAGGTCACCGTTCCACCGGGCGGATAGGGTTCGCACTAGTTTTTTAAGTGTGCATGTAGTACTGTGTACTACGATGGCGACGAAAACGATTTCACTCGACGAGGAAGCCTACGAGCGGCTGAAAGCCCGAAAAATGGAGGGAGAAAGCTTCAGTGAGACCGTCAAGCGCCTTGCAGGAGAACGGTCGTGGAACGAGGTCGCAGGAATTCTCTCCGAGGACGAGGCGGCAGACCTCGAGGCAGCTATCGAGGACGGACGAACGAAGTCCAGCGAACGGAGTGATCGCCTCGCAGCGGCGTTAAACGAAACCGGAGACGACGAGACGTCGGAATGATTCAGGACACATCGTTCATCATCGACTTGCTCCGGGGCGACGAAAACACGAAACGACTTCTCAATATCGTCGAAAAAGAAGCGCGACCACAGAAACTGTCCTCCGTGACGGTTTTGGAACTCTACGAGGGCGTTGTTCGGTCTCAAACGCCGGAGACGAAGCGGGAGCGAGTTCTCGAGATACTGGAAACGAAGCACGTCGTGAACGCTGACCACATTGTGATGCGAAAAGCCGGAAAACTGTCCGGTGAGCTAATCGATGACGGCGAACGGATCGAGCGAGAAGACCGTATTATCGCTGCGACGGCGCTTCTCAACGACGAACCGGTTATCACGAGAAACGCGAAGCACTTCGGACGTATCGACGGCCTCGAAGTACGGTCGTACTAAATCCTCGAGCGAAGTTACCTGTTCTCGCGCTGTTCGACCTTGTTCAACTCGATCAGGAGTCGGAAGACGGCCTTGACCAAGTTGGCGTCGACGTCGAACTGCTCGGCGTTGTCGCCGGCGCGTTCCATCACGGCCTGTTCCTGCTGCTCGTCGGTCGTCGGCAGCCCCCTCTCGGATTTGACCTGTGCGATCGTGTCCGCGACGTAGGTTCGCTGGGCGATCTTCTCGACGATCTCGCGGTCGATCGTCTCGATCTCCTCGCGCAGTTCCTCGAGGCTCATCTCGTCCGGGTGCCTGCTGTCTGTGTCGTTGTCAGCCATGTTGATCCGTCCCGTTGGTCCCACATCTCTCGTACGTCCTCTAATGACTCCCGGTCCCCGACCGCGACGACGCTCGGGCCGGTCCCCGACAGCGAGACGCCCTCGACCAGGGGCATCGCCTCGACCATCGGGTCCGTCGAGAAGGAAAGCGCCGCGGAGAAGGCCAGTCCGTTGACCGTCATCGCACGGCCGTACGCGCCCTCGCGGGCCAGATCGAAGGCCAGTTCGGCCATCGGAGCGATTCGTTCGCAGCGCTGGACGTCCGCGTCGGCGCTGAACGACTGCTCGTCGGGCGTCCAGACGAGCACGTTCCAGTCGACGTCCTCTCGGGCGAGCAACTCGTCGGTCGTGTTGTCCGTGACGGTGACACCCCCGAGCATCGACGCCGAGGCGTCGTCGAACGCGCCGGTGACGGTGACTCCGACCTCCCGGGCGGCCATCACGCCCAGTCGAGCGGCGTCCTCGCGGGTCATCCGATCGGTCGCGTCGAGCGCGTCGAGCGTCGCCATGACGGTCGCGTTGGCGGCCGCCGAAGACGATTTCAGCCCCGAAGCCATCGGCACCTCGCTCTCGGTCTCGACGTGTGCACCCGAGGTCTCCGGGTCGCCGTGGGCGTCGAGGACGTACTCGACGCAGGTCTCGATCAGCCGCGTGTCGGCGTCGGGGTCTTCCGCCACCGCTCCGGTCACATCCTCGGTATCGTCAAGCAGTTCCACTGTCGCGGTCGTGTATGCGTCGATAGCGAACGCCGAGCCCTTGCCGGTCGCGAGCGCGTTGAGTACCGTCCCGGCTGCCGGTGCCCGTGCCTGACCCTGCATGGTCGTCGGTGGGTTCGAACCGGATATATGGGTGGTGGTTCGCAACGGGAAGGAAATACGGAGTGTGGCTGGACCGTAATGCGAGGTCTAGTCTTCGAGTTGGAAAGCGACGACCGCTTCGGCCTGATACTCGCGGTCTTCCGCGCTTGCGACCTCGACCCCGAACTCTTCGACTTCGACCCAGTGGATGTTCTCGAGTGTCGCTTCGGCGCGCTCGATAGCGTCGTCGACCGCGTCCTCGAAACTCTCTGTGCTCGTCCCGATCAGCGTGATTTTCTTGAAGACCATTGTGGTCACCTGCTGGCACGACTCCCGAGCGGGCCGCGTGCCACCGAATAATTGTCACGGAAAACAAATATAGTTACCGACCGCCACAGTCTTGCCCGCCGAACCCCGAGAGACGGGTATGCGGTACGAGGATCAGGGACTGCGCGAGCCGTCCGAGGGGCCGTGGGTCAGTTCCGGCCCGGGGGACGGTTCGCTACCGAGGACCGAGGCCGTCAAAGACGAGCGCGTCCGCCGGTGGGACGTTGCGACGCCGAGCGCGACGCTGATCGGCCGAGCAAAGGGTCCGGACGAGGACATCCCCGAGCGCCTGCGCCGGCTCCACGAGGAGCGTCACCCGGCGATGGCCGGCCACAGCGAGCGCATGCACCGGCTGGACAAGATTCGGATCGCGCACGCGATCTGTTCGCGACTCGATCTGACGCCCTGGGAGCGCGATCGTGTGCTCGGGCTGATGGCCGATCTCGATCTCACGGCGTTCGGCAGCCAGCGCGCCGTCCCCACGGTCACGCTCGTCGTCGTCAGCCACGTCGTCGATCGCGAGCGACAGCGCCAGCTCGGCCTGCACGACGACGAGCGACTGGCAGCGCTGTCGGCCGACAGCATGGAACGG
This window of the Halapricum desulfuricans genome carries:
- a CDS encoding DNA-directed RNA polymerase subunit epsilon, which translates into the protein MRYEDQGLREPSEGPWVSSGPGDGSLPRTEAVKDERVRRWDVATPSATLIGRAKGPDEDIPERLRRLHEERHPAMAGHSERMHRLDKIRIAHAICSRLDLTPWERDRVLGLMADLDLTAFGSQRAVPTVTLVVVSHVVDRERQRQLGLHDDERLAALSADSMERLYELYDPITDDDTYRQLLDQQEVTTTNINRLKRVLETQIEEQGLDGAVLGRSPFRDPNLPPVTDDRERSEQPEDA
- a CDS encoding shikimate kinase; this encodes MQGQARAPAAGTVLNALATGKGSAFAIDAYTTATVELLDDTEDVTGAVAEDPDADTRLIETCVEYVLDAHGDPETSGAHVETESEVPMASGLKSSSAAANATVMATLDALDATDRMTREDAARLGVMAAREVGVTVTGAFDDASASMLGGVTVTDNTTDELLAREDVDWNVLVWTPDEQSFSADADVQRCERIAPMAELAFDLAREGAYGRAMTVNGLAFSAALSFSTDPMVEAMPLVEGVSLSGTGPSVVAVGDRESLEDVREMWDQRDGSTWLTTTQTAGTRTR
- a CDS encoding type II toxin-antitoxin system VapC family toxin → MIQDTSFIIDLLRGDENTKRLLNIVEKEARPQKLSSVTVLELYEGVVRSQTPETKRERVLEILETKHVVNADHIVMRKAGKLSGELIDDGERIEREDRIIAATALLNDEPVITRNAKHFGRIDGLEVRSY
- a CDS encoding dodecin is translated as MVFKKITLIGTSTESFEDAVDDAIERAEATLENIHWVEVEEFGVEVASAEDREYQAEAVVAFQLED
- a CDS encoding chorismate mutase gives rise to the protein MADNDTDSRHPDEMSLEELREEIETIDREIVEKIAQRTYVADTIAQVKSERGLPTTDEQQEQAVMERAGDNAEQFDVDANLVKAVFRLLIELNKVEQRENR